A stretch of DNA from Yoonia sp. BS5-3:
GGTATATCGCGGCACGTATTTTGGAAGACAACCAATGCAGATTGATGGTCATCACCCGCCCAACCGTTCAGATCATCAAAGCTAAGCTGTTGATAGGTAGGTTCGGCCATCACACTGCCCGTCAAAGTCAACGACATGCAAAGGCCGCCAAACCAGGAACGTATCATTCGCCAGTGGCAACAAGCCGCCAGTTTGGATCGCCAGAGTCCATGGACCGCGAGAATGTCCAAGTATCTTTCTGACGTTTGATTTCCTTTTCGCTTCCTTCAACGATATCACCAGCATTGTCGCGTACCACAGACGTCATCTCGCTTTTGAAGCGAACAGAGATGTCCCCTTCTTTAGTCGCTTCGTCAAATTCAGCATGGGCCAGTGTCATATCGCTCACGCCGATAAAATTCGCCTCAACCGTCAGACCCTTGCGTTCGCGATCTTCGACAACACCGGCAAAAGCTTCGTAAACATCATCCGATATAAACGGCTTGATCGATTCCAGATCGCTGTTTTCAAACGCCATCAGGATCATTTCATAAGCGCCGCGTGCACCGCCCAGGAATTCACCAACATTAAAGCTGGGATCAGTCCGCTTCATAGCGGCAAGCGCCGTCGCCGCCGCTGATCCTTCGCTTACGTGATCTGTGATATCCAAATCTGGCCCACCATCGATAACATCGAATTCAGGCGTACGACGACGATCTGGATCAGGACGGGTAACAGCAGGTTTTTCAAAACCTTCGCGTGTTCCCAAGACGCCGCGAAGCCGTATGATCAAAAAAACAGCGATGCCGGCAAGCACCAGAAGCTGGATTAGCGGAGAGTTCATTAGGACCTCGTTCAAGGAAGGCATGGAAACATGCCCAATCCATACTTATGTAGGTCAGGGGCAGGCCCAAGTCCACCTTGCCTCAAAACAACTTACGAAAGGTTCAAGATCATGTGGCTACTCGTCGCATTTATTGTAATCCCAATGATCGAAGTTGCCCTGTTTATCCAGGTCGGCGGCTTTATCGGTGTTTGGTGGACATTGCTGATTATTCTCGCCACAGCGATTGTCGGTTCGTACCTGGTACGCAGCCAGGGGCTGCGCGAGCTGGGCAAGCTGCAACAATCCTTGTCTAATCTAAAAGATCCATCTGAACCGCTTGCAAATGGTGCCATGATTTTATTTGCCGGCGCGCTTTTGTTGACGCCAGGTTTCTTTACCGATGCAGTCGGGCTGTCACTGCTGGTTCCTGGTGTGCGTCGGACCGCATATCTTTGGGCAAGAGAACGCGTCAAAATCAAAACCTTTCAAATGGGCGGTGGCGCACAATCGCAGCAACAGGCAGATCAACCGTCCGACACAGTTATCGATGGAGAGTTTGAGGACCTTACTGCGAACAAAAAACCAACACATGGCCCGTCGGGCTGGACCCGGCATTGAGCCTTTGCAAACGGCCTGCTAGGAACGGGTAATTTTTATTAACTGGAGCAGTTTCCAATGTCCGATACACCCGAAAACGGTGCAAAACCCGCAGAACCCAAGCAAGTGAACAGCCGTGTCGTCGCCCAGTATATCCGCGACATGTCTTTCGAAAACATCCTGGCACAAAAAGGCGTGTCAGGTGACGCACAACCTGAAATTCAGGTGCAGGTTAACTTGGACGCACGTAAGCGGTCGGCCGAGAACCAGTTCGAGGTCATCACCAAGCTGAACATCACCAGCAAGACCAAAGAAAAAGGCGAGCCGCTTTTCGTTCTTGAGCTGGAATATGCTGGTGTTTTCCAGATCGAAGGTGTTCCGGATGAACAAATGCATCCGTATCTGTTGATCGAATGCCCGCGGATGACGTTCCCGTTCCTGCGCCGCATCGTTAGCGATGTCACACGCGATGGCGGCTTCCCGCCATTGAATCTGGAAACTATCGACTTCCTGTCGCTTTATCGCACAGAGCTCGCCCGTCGGGCAGAAGCAGAAAAAGCCAAAGTTAACTAAACGACTTTTTCCAAAGCGCATCGTCGCCCAACGCATCTATGAATGCTGTATGGGCGGCGGCCTCTTCTTCGGTAAGCTTTGACGCAAGCGGCGTTGGCCGTGCAGTCGGGCGCCAATTATCATCCTGATGATCATTTTTCGTCTCAGTTGACGCTGCTGTTAATGCAAAGTCAGGCTGCCTGCCCCCAATCAGCTCAAGATATACTTCGGCGAGGATTTCACTGTCCAAGAGCGCGCCGTGAAGGGTCCGAGACGAGTTATCGATGCCAAAACGCCGGCACAAGGCATCAAGTGAAGCAGGCGAGCCGGGAAAACGGCGCCGTGCGATGGCTAACGTATCCAGGGCCTGATCCATTGGCAAAAGCGGCATGTTCAGCCAGCCAAGTTCAGCATTCAGGAATTTCATATCAAAAGCGGCGTTGTGGATGACCAGCCGCGCATCGCGGACAAACGCGACAAATTCTGCAGCAATTTCTTTGAATACTGGTTTGTCGCTCAGGAATTCATCACCTAGGCCATGCACGGCAAAAGCCTCTTCCGGCATCGCGCGTTGTGGGTTGATATATTGATGATACGTGCGCCCCGTTGGAACATGCCCGATCAGCTCTACGGCACCAATTTCGACGATCCGATCACCCTCGTCCGGTTCAAACCCTGTGGTTTCCGTATCTAGAACGATCTCACGCATAGGCTGGCCCCGATAATTTAGCGATCAAGTCTTTCACGGCTGCTTTTGTATCATGAATGTTAAGCGTCTCAATCACATGATCCGCACGCGCCCGCTTGGTTGCATCGGGCATTTGGCGTGCCAGTATATCGTTAAATGCCGTTTCAGTCATACCAGGGCGGGCCAAAACACGGGCCCTTTGGACATCGGATGGCGCCGTCACAACGAGAACCGAACTCAACCAAGCCTCCGCCCCCG
This window harbors:
- a CDS encoding Tim44/TimA family putative adaptor protein, with the translated sequence MNSPLIQLLVLAGIAVFLIIRLRGVLGTREGFEKPAVTRPDPDRRRTPEFDVIDGGPDLDITDHVSEGSAAATALAAMKRTDPSFNVGEFLGGARGAYEMILMAFENSDLESIKPFISDDVYEAFAGVVEDRERKGLTVEANFIGVSDMTLAHAEFDEATKEGDISVRFKSEMTSVVRDNAGDIVEGSEKEIKRQKDTWTFSRSMDSGDPNWRLVATGE
- a CDS encoding FxsA family protein; this encodes MWLLVAFIVIPMIEVALFIQVGGFIGVWWTLLIILATAIVGSYLVRSQGLRELGKLQQSLSNLKDPSEPLANGAMILFAGALLLTPGFFTDAVGLSLLVPGVRRTAYLWARERVKIKTFQMGGGAQSQQQADQPSDTVIDGEFEDLTANKKPTHGPSGWTRH
- the secB gene encoding protein-export chaperone SecB, with amino-acid sequence MSDTPENGAKPAEPKQVNSRVVAQYIRDMSFENILAQKGVSGDAQPEIQVQVNLDARKRSAENQFEVITKLNITSKTKEKGEPLFVLELEYAGVFQIEGVPDEQMHPYLLIECPRMTFPFLRRIVSDVTRDGGFPPLNLETIDFLSLYRTELARRAEAEKAKVN
- the dnaQ gene encoding DNA polymerase III subunit epsilon, which codes for MREIVLDTETTGFEPDEGDRIVEIGAVELIGHVPTGRTYHQYINPQRAMPEEAFAVHGLGDEFLSDKPVFKEIAAEFVAFVRDARLVIHNAAFDMKFLNAELGWLNMPLLPMDQALDTLAIARRRFPGSPASLDALCRRFGIDNSSRTLHGALLDSEILAEVYLELIGGRQPDFALTAASTETKNDHQDDNWRPTARPTPLASKLTEEEAAAHTAFIDALGDDALWKKSFS